GGGGGTTCAGTAGAGCAGGTGGAAGCTTGGGCGTGCAGGGAAGGCTTGGCACTCGCAGCAGAATGGGCACCTCGGCCGGCCATTGTTGAATCCGACTGCGCCATGGTAATCAAGTACCTCTCCTGCCCAAGTGTCCAGAGGTCGCCATCCACTTTCGTCATCCGAGCTGCGCTGGAAGAAGCTGAGAAACTACCGGTGGTGAAGTTCTGCCATGTAGGAAGAGAGCAAATGGTGTTGCCCATGAGTTAGCGCAAATGGCCAAGCGCCTTCGTCATAGCGCtgtttggagagagagagagagctccaGTATGTGTCGAGCAAGTCTATGCTCAAGATGTGAACCCCGCTATTAATCATTAATAAAGCTCTCtcctttgcaaaaaaaaaaagagtagtgTTGCGAGGTGCGGCTTCACACTCAGTCTTGCAGGGTATTTTTAGGGAAAAATATTCGGGTAATCGGGTCTCTGTCCCTCCCATATTTTTAGGAGTACATGAAAAATATTAATGTTACGCTGACATAATTGTTATAGTGCGATTATATAGGAGGAAAAAAAGAGTGATCAGGTGTACGAATATTATTGCATACGCATACCACAACAACTCCACAACCTTCCAAACACTTGGCGTTTATTTCCACGTAAGACGTAGCACATACTAACACGGCACGGTTGTCGGTATCTTCCTGCTTATTGTTTTACGCTGACATATATAGTGACATGCATACACGGACGGCAGATAATCGGCTTCGCCCAACTTGCTAGCCTCCGTTTCGTCGGACGGAGacggatggccggcggcggcgtcagccgTAGCAGCGCATGGGGTCGGTGCAGCCCTTGGCCGCAGACTGGCCGCCCTTCTCGAGGTAGCGCTGGTGGTACTCCTCGGCGGGGTAGAACCGCTTCGCCGGCAGGATCTCGGTGACGATCTCGCCCTCCCACTTCCCCCGCTGCTCCGCCAGCGACTCCCGCGCCAGCCTCTCCTGCTCCGCCGTGTAGTAGTAGATCCCCGTCCGGTACTGCGTCCCGACGTCCTTGCCCTGCCTGTTGAGCGTGGTGGGGTCGATCTTGGCCCAGAACGCGCCGAGGAGCTTGGCGTAGGGGCACGCCGCGGGGTCGTAGTGCAGGCGCACCACCTCGGCGTGGCCCGTGCCGTGGGCGCACACGAGCTCGTACGTGGGCGCGTCGCGGTGGCCCTGCGAGTAGCCCACCTCCGTGCGCGCCACACCGGGTAGCCGCTGGTACGTCAGCTCCACGCTCCGGAAGCACCCCGCCGCGAACTGCGCCAGCTCCAGGCCCTCCCCCGCCGGCGCGTCCGTGTCGGGCTCCATGGCCGGGTTCTTCgcggcgccgtcggcggcggcggccgagctcgaCATGGCTACGAGCGAGATgctggtggccggccggcgcggctgTGATTGATCGCCCGGCACTGATTGCTTGGTCTTATAGGCGCTTCTGCTGGTATTCCGTCGCCTTCGTTCGCATTTTTCTATGGCTGCGGCTATCGTCCTTTGGCGTGCATGTTTCATTGTAGAGTGAGACTATTCGTTTATCCTTAGCGATTGATCACATCACACACCTTCGTCACGACCAGTTTGTGCAGGGTCTTTTTCCGCACCCTGTGGGGTTGCTACAGGTTGATAACGTTTGGCCACTTGTTCCCAAAGAAGATCAGGTGGCCTTGAGGCTGGAAATGTGATTAAACTTGGACCACGTTATCTGGGTTTATTTGGTCTACAGTTTTTCACCATTGACTTCAGAATATCAGTCAACTCTAGATAAACCCAAGGAAACACAGTGGAAGAATCAACAAAAAGACAGGGAATCGATGGAAGCGTGAATGCGAGAGATGACAGAGGGGGGAAAAAGACCACCCAATGACCCAAATCCTTTTTGAAATGAAAAAACAGACGTGCCATTCCGGGCCGTTTTAGCAGCGCGCTTCCTCGTTCGCGCGGCGTGGTGCCCCCCGCCCCCATGTagacctttttctttctctgggCTGGAGGCACCGCGATTGTAGCCCATCTACGCTTAGGATGCTTGTGGGCCTGCAGAGAGACACCCACTGCACAGCGTCTCTGCGGGCCGTGTAACACAAGCAAGCAGCCCACTCGCTCAATGGAgtggcggtttttttatttttttattttttattttcgttttttacaaaaatatattttcgttttcaaaatttacagaaatatacccggccgccccgcttacgggcggccgggacctggtcgccccgctgcaGGGCGGcaggggtttttctgcaaaaaatttCGCGGAGAATTTGCGCTGAAGCCCCTGGAGGACCAGTCGCCCACCCCTCATTTGTctcactaaaaatccagaaaaaaaaaagaaaagagagggagggagggagaggaggggtgagggagaggcaaagcggtgaagccctgtcggattttcaagtcggtgactgcaggtaaccaaaaatTTCTAcactttacaaatagattatgttgtaattatttttgttgacacagtagattagcaatcaattacTATAGTGAGTAAGGTCAAAACCAGATTTCTagtttaggtgtagttacttgtagtgattagTGTTGAcatagtagattagcaatcatttTAATTAATGTTAGTAGTGATTAGTGTTAGATTAAGGATTTAGGTTcagttatgtatggatatgtatttgaaccagatggtAGTATGTAACAATATAATTttattatgtatgtatgtgtagtTGAACCAGATGGTAGCATGTAACAATATaatttcgttatgtatggacATATAGTGTTGTACGATGGTACTATTTAatttagatgtgtgtgattgtattgcattgttttgatcttacgtggtaggtatggccggggttactcctgcgttgctggacccaacaatagactcgggtcaccggtTCTTTCTTGCTGTGGTTCCGCACCAACAACTCAATGTgttgcgtccacgtccacctgcagagttggttcctatagacccacgatgggtgcccaggtgatatgtcgtctatTTTCTGTTTTCGTCCGTTATACATTTCGTTATATAATGTACTAATATTTGTGCACTATATGATGCAGGTTGAGCGAGGCAGGTCTTCTTACTAtggctcgtcttgctgagagtgccttgatgaagctagacaggtctctactttcagctctcgttgacagatggagacctgagacacacacgttccacctcccttgtggggagatggcaccgaccctgcaggacgttgcgatgctgcttggCCTTCCTATCACCGGGGACGCTGTCGGGCCCGCGTGGTACCTTCTACGTGGCTGGAGGACCTTGAGCAACgttttgcaggtgttgccaccacgattgatTCTGAAAACttcaatgagcacccacagtcgaaaggCAATTCGaagtcatggctcctacagttCCAGGTACAACTTCCTACAAAATGATGTGTTGATGCATTTTATAGCTTTGAAATACCAcatgtgtttcttattctcaatgttcATACTTCATTGCAGCAGGACCTGTTGGCAGCCGATGCTGATGACTACAGCGTGACTAGATCACTAGAGGCATACAtgttgtggttgtttgggtacatcatgttcaacaactcatacggccactgtgtggatagggtgcttgtgccctacgcacaggagatcgccgatgcagatgaggatgccatacccttgtatagttggggttcagcggttcttgcatgcacatatcgtgGACTCTGTAAGGCATCTCGGCAGAATGATCGCAATACTGTCCTAACGGGGTGCCCAATTCTACTACAGCTTTGGTATTACGAGAGTGTTACTACACCAGCTGCAGGGACTTTAGGTAAATATGTGGTGCATGATTATATTTGCTTACGTTTTATGGTCGAAGGCTCATACATTACTATTTACACTCAGGATCACAATAGTTCACCGGAGCGGGGCCTTCTTCGTATCATCGTATGCCGCCACCAGGAGGATATCAAGGAGTTTAttcctatccaccaccaccaccaccacctccaacacAGGGTACGTATAATCATTTGTACGAAATTGCATTCACCTATTTAACATTGCTTAAAAAAAGGTTTTTTTGTGATCCGTAGGGTGGTCTCAAGACAACGACGAGGCCTCCTTCGACGACTTTACACGGTTGTTTGTTACGCCTGCCCAGGACGATGATCCCAGcttgcatacacctctggctcaGTTACGCCGTCCTGCCAGAGACGTGAGGCTACCGGACCATCATAGCTACACTACAGATCATGTAGACGCACAACGTAAAAGAGGTCGGCACGGTAGGGGTGGTTAGTTGTTGCCACTTGTTTCTCTATTGTTATTATGGACATGTCGTCTTGGTTTTCATATTTTGTACTCAAACTTCGTTTATGCTACCTTGCAATGCAAGCACACTTTTGTAGTACCAATGAACTGTTAGACCATTATATGTTATATGAATAGTATTACGACAAACCgagaatttttttcagaatttttggtGAAGCAAACGAGGGCCGGCGGCCTCTGGGTGGcggtcgccccgctgccgggcggcctggggggccggccgctccgctgccgggcgaccggtcctccagaGGTCTCAGCGCAAATTCTCAGCAaatttttttgcagaaaagcccctgccgccccgcagcggggcgaccaggtcccggccgcccgacaACGGGGCGGACGGGgtatatttctataaatttcgaaaacaaaaatatatttttgtaaaaaataaaaatataaaaatataaaaatataaaaaccgcGCAGGGGAAGATGAGTAGAGCTGGCCTTCCCTCCcttgctcgtcacggcggccTTTTCCTATTTGTGCCTGGGGAAATGAGTAGAGCAAATTGGGCTCTGCGTGCGCGAGCTACGACTGTACCAGGGCGGGCATGTATTCTGAATACACGCGACGTCCCTGAACAGCCGAGCAACGGTGAGCGGTCGCCCCGACGGTGGATCTCGCCGTCTGTCCCAGTCCCAGCTCACCTCACCTCACCTTTCAGGGGTCAGCCCTTCCAGGGTGTGCACGGATGGGCGGGCCAGTGCCAGTGCCAGTGCCGACTGCCGATCGGGGAACGAGCGGCCGAGGCGCGTCAGCGCTGAGGAGGGAAGCCACGGCTCCGTGTGcgtctctcttcttcttcttccgccGCCTCACTCGTGACAAAAAAAGGCGCAGTGAGAGAGAGACGTTGCTTTCCGGCTCCAGAAGAGAGCAAAATATCACCGCGAGAAACCGGTGAGAAGGacacaacttttattttgtccCCTCCGCTCTCTTATCAATACCGACCGTCCTGCCAGTCGCTCCGACGGCGACGTGCACGGGGCGCTGAGCGAGAGAGCCTGAGCCGTTGGTTCCCCTGGCCAATGAGGAGGCCGCTCCAATCATCGCCCGCCCCCCAGACCCAGAGGAAGCCGAAACTGATATCCCACCTCGCCTATCTCTCCTTCGCCTGCCTATCGGCCCATCCCGGAGTCCCGACCCGGCGAACCAAACCAATGTCGTCTTGGGATTTAATTCCAATCCCTCATGTTCCCGTGGCATCCGAACACTAAAAGTCTCAGAGAACAGAGCGCGGCGAAAGGAGCCCCGCACCGCACGGCCGTGCAGAGCAATAGCTTGCAGTTGCTGTGCAGCCCAGCTTGTAAATAAAAAGCTAAAAATGACAAGCTAGGTAAATGTTTATGCCTTGCAAGGATTGTTCTTGTTCGTAAACTCTTCACTTCACCCATCCGAGGCCGTCTATCAAACCAAACTAACACGTGTGCGAAGGAACTCGTGAAATTTACAAGCACGACTAGTATATAGTACGGTGTACACCCGATTTGGATAAAGCGTCCAGCGCAGCCGGTGATCTGCCGACCAAGTAGCGCGTGCCGCCGAGTCAGCAACAGCTTCCCCTTCCCAGCGAGATGAACCAACCAAATCTGCCCCCGCCGAAACTAGCGGCCAGCGCTCGCGCTGACGTGTCGCCCCCTGCCGGCGGGTCCCCCGCCGCGATCGGCCCGCTGACTCGGATCCGAGTCCTGGCGGCCACCGACGCGGCGCCCAACGCCGAGCCGTTGTGCTCGCGCCCCATCGTCGAactcgcctccctccctcccccgacCCCGCGTATGGCTAGCTGTCTCCTCTGCAGCAGAGGCACCCGCGGccgcccgcttcctcctcctaTATAGCTGTCGCTGAGCTCGAGCCGCCGCTCCACCTCCGTATCCGCTCTCTCCCGTGTCGCTGCGTTCCAGGTCCACGAGGGCTCCTCGGGAGACAGTCCATCCTCGCGCCCGGTTCGTTAAGATCGCGCTCGCCAGCCTGTCAAGCTTCCAGTTTGAGGCCTCGCCGTTGCTGCCTCGATCGACCGACCACAGAGAGAGGGAAGGCGGGGCCAGGGGGTCTGAGGAGGACGATCCATGGCGGCGCTGTACGCGGACCTCGACGCGCTCCGGGCGTCGGCGGCCGACGTGCGGATCGTCACCTCGGACGGCCAGACCATCGCCGCACACTCCTACGTCCTCGTAAGCCGCCTGCTCATCTTCCCCCGATCGGTTGATTGAATCAACTTGATTCTGTTCGCCCCTCGTCCCCTGCGTCGTCGTCGTTGCTGATCGCcagctttttttttcctctctctcctgaAGGCCTCGGCGTCGCCGGTGCTGGAGAGGATGATCgacggggcgcggcgcggcgggcgggacGGGTGCACCGTCCGCGTCCTCGGCGCGCCCTCCGACGCCGTCCTCGCgttcctccacctcctctacgCCGCCCGGGCGGAGGCGGCAGTGGTGGCCGCGCACGGGCCGCAGCTGCTGGCGCTGGCGCACGCGTACCGCGTCGGGTGGCTCAAGCGCGCCGCGGAGGCGTCCGTGTCCGCGCGCCtcgcgccgggcgccgccgtggacatGCTCAAGCTCGCGGGACTCTGCGACGCGCCGCGGCTGCGCGCCGCGTGCGCGCGCCTGGCCGCCAGggaccgcgccgccgtcgaggcgtCCGACGGGTGGCGCTTCGCGCGGCGCCACGACCCGGCGCTGGCGCAGGAGCTCATGCAGCTGCTGGAGGACGCGGCCCGGCGCCGGGAGCGGTGGGCGCGGGGCCGGGCCTCGCGGGAGGCGTACCGCCAGCTCGCCGAGGCCATGGACTCGCTCGACCGCAtcttcaccgccgccgacgccgacgcgtgCTCCCCCGGCGCCAAGCCGTGCGCGacgggagacggcggcggcgcgtgccaGCAGGGCCTGCGGCTGCTGATGCGGCACttcgccgcctgcgcgcgcaagGCCGCGCCGGGCGGGTGCGCGCGGTGCAGGCGCCTC
This sequence is a window from Panicum virgatum strain AP13 chromosome 7K, P.virgatum_v5, whole genome shotgun sequence. Protein-coding genes within it:
- the LOC120641276 gene encoding peptide methionine sulfoxide reductase A2-1-like, with amino-acid sequence MSSSAAAADGAAKNPAMEPDTDAPAGEGLELAQFAAGCFRSVELTYQRLPGVARTEVGYSQGHRDAPTYELVCAHGTGHAEVVRLHYDPAACPYAKLLGAFWAKIDPTTLNRQGKDVGTQYRTGIYYYTAEQERLARESLAEQRGKWEGEIVTEILPAKRFYPAEEYHQRYLEKGGQSAAKGCTDPMRCYG
- the LOC120641277 gene encoding BTB/POZ and TAZ domain-containing protein 2-like, producing the protein MAALYADLDALRASAADVRIVTSDGQTIAAHSYVLASASPVLERMIDGARRGGRDGCTVRVLGAPSDAVLAFLHLLYAARAEAAVVAAHGPQLLALAHAYRVGWLKRAAEASVSARLAPGAAVDMLKLAGLCDAPRLRAACARLAARDRAAVEASDGWRFARRHDPALAQELMQLLEDAARRRERWARGRASREAYRQLAEAMDSLDRIFTAADADACSPGAKPCATGDGGGACQQGLRLLMRHFAACARKAAPGGCARCRRLLQLFRLHASVCDRPEQDQPCRVPLCSHFAARMQAEKADRTWRLLVTKVARARAMARLADRRRVPEVVAMSWARYLSSSKWAKLR